A part of Rhopalosiphum maidis isolate BTI-1 chromosome 3, ASM367621v3, whole genome shotgun sequence genomic DNA contains:
- the LOC113560061 gene encoding uncharacterized protein LOC113560061 gives MDGGSFRDWLEGILPRLKENAVIIMDNAPYHSVKLEKCPATNWRKADIVEWLKSKGEVVDKSMIKLELLKIVRRIKLLYNKYVTDEMVSQQNKTALRLPPYHCELNPIELVWSVVKRHVKSNNKTFKFPDVKNLLVERVARVDAEM, from the coding sequence ATGGATGGCGGTAGTTTCCGTGATTGGTTAGAAGGTATTTTACCGAGGCTTAAAGAAAATGCGGTTATAATAATGGACAACGCGCCATACCACTCGGTAAAGCTTGAAAAATGCCCGGCTACAAATTGGAGAAAGGCTGATATCGTCGAGTGGCTAAAAAGCAAAGGAGAAGTTGTTGACAAAAGTATGATAAAACTGgaacttttgaaaattgtcAGAAGGATAAAACTGTTGTACAACAAATACGTCACCGACGAGATGGTttcacaacaaaataaaacagcgTTAAGGTTACCGCCTTACCATTGCGAGCTCAACCCCATTGAGTTGGTATGGTCTGTTGTGAAACGTCACGTGAAGTCTAACAACAAAACCTTTAAATTTCCCGATGTGAAAAATCTTTTGGTTGAAAGAGTTGCCAGAGTGGACGCTGAAATGTAG